A genomic stretch from Solanum stenotomum isolate F172 chromosome 8, ASM1918654v1, whole genome shotgun sequence includes:
- the LOC125874748 gene encoding F-box/kelch-repeat protein SKIP30-like, which translates to MTALIEGLPDAVAIRCLARVPFYLHPKLELVSHSWRAAIQSAELFKARQEVNSSEEFLCVSAFEPENLWELYDPTHDLWITLPILPSNISHFARFSVVSTAGKLFVLGGGSDAVDPLTGDQDGIFATDRVWSYDPATRTWNPRASMLVPRAMFACCVLDGKIVAAGGFTNRRKSICNAEIYDPETDVWVQLPDLHHAHNSACSGVVFGGKVHVLHKGLSTIQVLENFKQGWIAHEYSWLQGPMTVVRESLYVMSNWFIYKQEGESRRMIVSASDFRRRIGYAMIGLGDDIYIVGGVNGPDYWNCSVKVLSDVDVLTLGSERPAWRKVAPLTRCKGTILGCTQLRI; encoded by the coding sequence ATGACTGCACTCATCGAAGGTCTTCCTGATGCTGTTGCCATTAGGTGCCTTGCACGGGTTCCATTCTACCTTCATCCAAAGTTAGAGCTTGTTTCCCATTCCTGGAGAGCTGCTATTCAAAGTGCTGAACTATTTAAAGCTAGACAGGAGGTCAACTCATCTGAAGAATTTTTATGTGTATCCGCATTTGAACCTGAAAACTTATGGGAGCTCTATGATCCTACACATGACCTTTGGATTACTCTCCCGATTCTCCCCTCCAACATCAGTCATTTTGCTCGCTTCAGTGTTGTTTCTACTGCTGGGAAGCTGTTTGTTTTAGGTGGTGGCAGTGATGCTGTGGATCCATTGACAGGTGACCAAGATGGAATTTTTGCAACTGACAGGGTCTGGTCATATGATCCTGCAACCCGAACATGGAATCCGCGTGCATCTATGCTTGTACCTCGTGCCATGTTTGCTTGTTGTGTGTTGGATGGGAAGATAGTCGCTGCAGGGGGTTTTACTAACCGCAGAAAATCAATATGCAATGCGGAAATCTATGATCCTGAGACGGATGTCTGGGTACAATTACCTGATCTCCATCATGCGCACAATTCTGCTTGCTCGGGAGTAGTTTTTGGTGGTAAAGTTCATGTCTTGCATAAAGGATTGTCAACTATTCAGGTTTTAGAAAATTTCAAGCAGGGTTGGATTGCTCACGAGTATTCTTGGCTCCAGGGCCCGATGACTGTCGTTAGGGAAAGTCTTTATGTTATGAGCAATTGGTTCATTTATAAGCAGGAAGGAGAATCAAGAAGAATGATAGTTTCAGCATCTGATTTTCGTAGGAGAATCGGGTATGCTATGATAGGGTTGGGAGATGATATTTATATAGTTGGAGGGGTTAATGGACCTGATTACTGGAATTGTAGCGTCAAAGTGCTGTCTGATGTTGATGTCTTGACCCTTGGAAGTGAGAGGCCAGCGTGGCGTAAGGTTGCTCCATTGACAAGGTGCAAAGGGACAATCCTTGGCTGCACACAGCTGAGAATTTAG